A part of Actinomycetota bacterium genomic DNA contains:
- a CDS encoding S41 family peptidase, whose protein sequence is SVQRIVTLSDGSAIRFTAAVFRTPVGRRVDGVGIRPDVTVASGPGDPVLDRARAILRTSSGD, encoded by the coding sequence GCTCCGTCCAGAGGATCGTCACGCTGTCGGACGGGTCGGCGATCCGCTTCACGGCCGCCGTCTTCCGCACCCCCGTGGGCAGGCGGGTGGACGGGGTGGGCATCCGTCCGGACGTCACGGTGGCGTCGGGCCCCGGCGATCCCGTCCTGGACCGGGCGCGCGCGATCCTGCGGACCTCCTCGGGCGACTGA